The following proteins are co-located in the Methanobacterium alcaliphilum genome:
- a CDS encoding TRC40/GET3/ArsA family transport-energizing ATPase yields the protein MAFKDLFKFNKGKTTFVFVGGKGGVGKTTMSAATAIWMAESGKRTLIISTDPAHSLGDSLERPLSHVPTFIQENLYALEIDPEVAMDEYQAKMKQQAALNPGMGMDMLQDQMDMASMAPGIDEAAAFDKFLQYLTTDEYDVVVFDTAPTGHTLRLLSFPEMMDSWVGKMIKVRKQIGSMAKAFKNILPFMGDEEEEDKALEDMEVTKKKIKEARAVMSDPERTSFKMVVIPEEMSIYESERAMQALDKYNIHADGVIVNQVLPEVSDCEFCESRRKLQQERLKMIQAKFSDQLVAEVPLLKEEAKGIDTLEKVAELLYGKPTGE from the coding sequence ATGGCTTTTAAAGACTTATTTAAGTTTAACAAAGGAAAAACAACTTTTGTATTTGTAGGTGGAAAAGGAGGAGTAGGTAAAACAACAATGTCTGCAGCTACTGCAATTTGGATGGCAGAATCTGGTAAAAGGACTCTTATAATATCTACTGATCCAGCACACTCTTTAGGTGATTCTCTGGAAAGACCACTAAGCCACGTACCTACGTTCATTCAGGAAAATTTATATGCGTTGGAAATTGATCCTGAAGTTGCTATGGACGAATATCAGGCAAAAATGAAACAACAAGCGGCATTAAACCCAGGAATGGGTATGGATATGCTTCAAGATCAAATGGATATGGCTTCTATGGCTCCGGGAATAGATGAAGCAGCTGCTTTTGATAAATTTCTCCAGTACCTAACTACTGATGAGTATGATGTGGTTGTATTTGATACTGCACCTACGGGACACACTTTAAGGCTTCTTTCCTTCCCTGAAATGATGGATTCCTGGGTAGGGAAAATGATTAAAGTCCGAAAACAAATTGGGAGCATGGCTAAAGCATTCAAAAATATCTTACCATTCATGGGAGATGAAGAAGAAGAGGATAAAGCTTTAGAGGACATGGAAGTCACTAAAAAGAAAATAAAAGAAGCCCGAGCAGTAATGTCTGATCCGGAAAGGACTTCATTTAAAATGGTAGTAATTCCTGAAGAAATGTCCATATATGAGTCTGAAAGAGCAATGCAGGCTTTGGATAAATACAATATCCATGCAGATGGGGTAATTGTGAATCAGGTTTTGCCCGAAGTATCGGACTGTGAATTCTGTGAATCCCGACGTAAATTGCAACAAGAAAGATTAAAAATGATTCAAGCCAAATTTTCAGATCAACTGGTTGCTGAGGTACCTTTACTCAAGGAGGAAGCTAAGGGAATTGATACTTTAGAAAAAGTTGCTGAATTATTATATGGTAAACCTACAGGAGAATAA
- a CDS encoding NAD+ synthase, with amino-acid sequence MVEINLIPNINEETSIAKIEEFIKRKVDESNSNGVVLGLSGGIDSSTVAYLCERSLGKENVMGLIMPSETTSAEDIKHALLVGENLGIECETIHIDSLIEPFKELCSHEANQLAEANLKARIRMMILYYHANSLNLLVAGTGNLSELLVGYFTKYGDGGVDMLPIGDLYKTHVRQIASILEVPAEIIRKAPTAGLLPGQTDEEELGMTYNLLDQLLYLMIDQSMEDEIIAKKMDISPNDVKRIREKVKKSNHKLCSPEIPVLR; translated from the coding sequence ATGGTAGAAATAAATCTCATTCCTAATATAAATGAAGAAACCAGTATAGCAAAAATAGAAGAGTTTATAAAAAGAAAAGTTGATGAATCCAATTCTAATGGTGTTGTATTAGGATTGAGTGGCGGCATTGACTCTTCAACTGTTGCCTATCTCTGTGAGAGATCATTAGGAAAAGAAAATGTTATGGGCCTAATCATGCCTAGTGAAACCACTTCTGCAGAAGACATAAAACATGCCCTGTTGGTTGGAGAAAATCTGGGTATTGAATGTGAGACCATACACATAGATTCTTTAATAGAACCATTTAAAGAGCTATGTTCTCATGAAGCTAACCAATTAGCAGAAGCTAATTTAAAAGCTAGAATAAGGATGATGATTCTGTACTACCATGCTAATTCCTTGAATTTATTAGTGGCAGGAACAGGCAACTTAAGCGAACTTTTAGTGGGTTACTTTACCAAGTATGGTGACGGAGGAGTAGATATGCTCCCTATTGGAGACCTCTATAAAACTCATGTTAGGCAGATTGCATCCATATTAGAAGTTCCTGCAGAAATTATTAGAAAAGCACCCACCGCAGGATTGTTGCCAGGGCAAACAGACGAAGAGGAGTTGGGAATGACTTACAATCTCCTTGACCAGTTGCTTTATCTAATGATTGATCAAAGTATGGAAGATGAAATAATTGCTAAAAAAATGGATATTTCTCCAAATGACGTTAAAAGAATTCGAGAAAAGGTCAAAAAATCCAATCATAAATTGTGTTCTCCAGAAATACCTGTTTTAAGGTAA
- the cutA gene encoding divalent-cation tolerance protein CutA yields MFALIYITTSSKEESIFIGKKLVEERLAACSNIIPKIKSFYWWAEKLEEDSESILMLKTTSKNINKIITRTKELHSYENPCIVAFPIIAGSGEYFNWLKKEVDTDPLNNSYSNK; encoded by the coding sequence ATGTTCGCTTTAATTTACATAACTACTTCCAGTAAAGAAGAATCAATATTTATTGGTAAAAAATTAGTAGAAGAACGATTGGCAGCTTGTAGCAATATAATTCCAAAAATTAAATCATTTTACTGGTGGGCTGAAAAACTGGAAGAAGACTCAGAATCAATTTTAATGCTAAAAACTACTTCCAAAAATATTAATAAGATAATAACCCGTACAAAAGAACTTCACAGCTATGAAAATCCATGTATAGTGGCTTTTCCAATAATAGCAGGGTCTGGAGAATATTTCAACTGGTTAAAAAAAGAAGTAGACACTGACCCTTTAAATAATTCTTATTCGAATAAATAA
- a CDS encoding H(2)-dependent methylenetetrahydromethanopterin dehydrogenase-related protein, whose amino-acid sequence MKVSVYGAGNQDLYVNQLKLPEKYGGEAPYGGSRMAIEYAKAGHDVMLAEPNRGMLTDEHWKIVEEAGVKVTSDDAEAAKHAEIAVLFTPFGKKTFEIAKEITKHMPENGVIANTCTVSPIVLYYVLERELRRDRKDIGIASMHPAAVPGTPQHGHYVIGGHSSSEMDIATEEQIQKCVSLAESCGKDAYVVPADVSSAVADMGSLVTAVTLSGVLDYYYIGTQIIKAPEEMVEKQILMTLQTIASLVESSGVNGMLKAVNPELLIKSAKSMHLLEEQEELDAALNTLDKLDDNVKQWIEKGTIQPTNLVAAQALARELQNLMGETAAEGTIRRCMRKMFE is encoded by the coding sequence ATGAAAGTATCAGTATATGGTGCAGGAAACCAGGACCTTTATGTAAACCAATTAAAATTGCCTGAAAAATACGGCGGAGAAGCCCCATATGGTGGAAGTCGAATGGCCATTGAATATGCCAAAGCAGGCCATGACGTAATGTTAGCTGAACCTAATCGGGGAATGTTAACTGATGAGCACTGGAAGATTGTGGAAGAAGCAGGAGTAAAAGTAACTTCGGATGATGCAGAAGCAGCAAAACATGCGGAAATAGCAGTTTTATTCACTCCTTTTGGTAAAAAAACCTTTGAAATTGCTAAGGAAATAACCAAACACATGCCTGAAAATGGAGTTATTGCTAACACATGCACTGTTTCCCCAATAGTCCTTTACTATGTTTTAGAAAGAGAACTTAGAAGAGACCGGAAAGATATAGGAATTGCTTCTATGCATCCTGCGGCTGTCCCTGGAACTCCTCAGCACGGACACTATGTTATTGGAGGACATTCATCCAGTGAAATGGATATTGCTACTGAAGAACAAATTCAAAAATGCGTATCTCTAGCAGAAAGCTGCGGTAAAGATGCTTATGTCGTTCCTGCAGACGTATCCTCTGCAGTGGCAGATATGGGATCTTTGGTCACTGCAGTTACATTATCTGGAGTATTGGATTACTACTACATAGGTACTCAGATTATTAAAGCACCAGAAGAAATGGTTGAAAAACAAATTCTGATGACTTTACAGACCATCGCATCGTTAGTGGAATCTTCTGGAGTAAATGGTATGCTTAAAGCAGTGAACCCAGAACTGCTAATTAAGAGTGCTAAATCCATGCACTTACTGGAAGAACAGGAAGAACTGGATGCTGCTTTAAATACTCTGGATAAATTAGATGACAATGTAAAACAATGGATTGAAAAAGGTACCATCCAACCAACTAATCTTGTAGCAGCTCAAGCTCTGGCTAGAGAACTGCAGAACTTAATGGGCGAAACTGCAGCTGAAGGTACCATCAGAAGATGTATGAGAAAAATGTTTGAATAA